One genomic window of Salvia miltiorrhiza cultivar Shanhuang (shh) chromosome 4, IMPLAD_Smil_shh, whole genome shotgun sequence includes the following:
- the LOC131021847 gene encoding serine/threonine-protein kinase SAPK2-like, whose protein sequence is MERYEIVKDLGSGNFGVAKLVRDKWSGELYAVKFIERGKKIDEHVQREIMNHRSLKHPNIIRFKEVLLTPTHLAIVMEYAAGGELFDRICNAGRFSEDEARFFFQQLISGVSYCHSMQICHRDLKLENTLLDGSPAPRLKICDFGYSKSSVFHSQPKSTVGTPAYIAPEVLSRKEYDGKIADVWSCGVTLYVMLVGAYPFEDSDDPRNFKKTINKILSVHYSIPDYVRVSKECRHLLSRIFVADPNKRITISEMKKHPWFCKNLAMELMEGERGSVQVNIGADEYGCQSIEEALGIIEEARISGQPTKMEDVLLGGSIDLDEIDTDEDEDDIDTSDDFVCAL, encoded by the exons ATGGAAAGATATGAAATCGTGAAAGATTTAGGGTCTGGAAATTTTGGTGTTGCGAAGCTTGTTCGAGATAAATGGAGCGGTGAACTCTATGCAGTCAAGTTCATTGAAAGAGGAAAAAAG ATTGATGAGCATGTGCAAAGGGAGATCATGAACCACAGATCCTTAAAGCATCCAAATATAATTAGATTCAAGGAG GTGTTGCTGACACCAACTCACCTAGCCATTGTGATGGAATATGCTGCCGGCGGCGAACTCTTTGACCGGATTTGTAACGCCGGCAGATTCAGTGAAGATGAG GCACGCTTCTTCTTTCAGCAGCTCATATCCGGAGTTAGTTACTGCCATTCCATG CAAATTTGCCATAGAGATCTAAAGCTGGAGAACACATTATTGGATGGAAGCCCAGCGCCGCGCCTCAAAATATGCGATTTCGGATATTCTAAG TCATCGGTTTTCCATTCTCAACCGAAATCGACGGTTGGGACGCCCGCCTACATTGCACCCGAGGTCCTATCCAGGAAAGAGTATGATGGCAAG ATTGCAGATGTTTGGTCATGTGGGGTTACTCTCTACGTAATGCTAGTTGGTGCTTATCCATTTGAGGATTCCGATGATCCAAGAAATTTCAAGAAAACAATCAAT AAAATATTGAGTGTCCACTATTCGATTCCTGACTACGTTAGAGTCTCAAAGGAGTGCAGGCATCTACTATCACGAATCTTCGTGGCCGACCCTAACAAG AGGATAACCATTTCGGAGATGAAGAAGCACCCATGGTTTTGTAAGAACCTAGCTATGGAATTGATGGAGGGCGAGAGAGGTAGTGTGCAAGTGAATATTGGTGCAGATGAGTATGGTTGTCAAAGTATTGAGGAAGCATTGGGCATAATAGAAGAGGCAAGGATATCGGGGCAACCCACAAAAATGGAGGATGTTTTGTTGGGAGGGAGCATTGATTTGGATGAAATCGAcacagatgaagatgaagatgacaTTGACACGAGTGATGATTTTGTTTGTGCACTGTGA
- the LOC131021848 gene encoding PLASMODESMATA CALLOSE-BINDING PROTEIN 3-like, with the protein MVAKIVHHTMLFFLCFLLFMSGTKSAPPKATHKLGYQVNQEVQRDNVPVVNPTTPGATPIVNPTSPLPPLTTGPNPLPPTTTGPNPMPPTTTGPNPTSSSGGAWCIANPSTSQTALQVALDYACGYGGTDCSAIQPNGACWEPNTLADHASYAFNDYYQKNPVATSCVFGGAAQITNTDPSHGSCRFPASTSTPTTPPSAPMTPPATPTALPPPSPTTTFDPYSPGGDSGDGTQPTDGDYGPTGEPNSAGTASSSLVLLIITITCLVMPLAMASHV; encoded by the exons ATGGTTGCCAAAATAGTGCATCACACAATGCTGTTTTTCCTATGTTTTCTTCTCTTCATGTCAG GCACAAAAAGTGCACCACCTAAAGCGACCCACAAACTGGGCTATCAAGTAAACCAAGAGGTGCAGAGAGACAACGTACCGGTGGTGAACCCAACGACACCAGGCGCGACACCTATAGTGAATCCAACGTCCCCGTTGCCTCCCTTAACAACGGGTCCAAACCCGTTGCCTCCCACAACGACGGGGCCTAACCCAATGCCTCCCACAACGACGGGGCCCAACCCGACCTCATCTAGCGGAGGAGCTTGGTGCATAGCCAACCCCTCAACCTCACAGACCGCTCTACAAGTGGCTCTTGATTATGCTTGTGGGTATGGCGGAACTGACTGCTCCGCCATTCAACCCAATGGGGCGTGTTGGGAGCCAAACACGTTGGCTGACCACGCCTCGTATGCTTTTAATGACTACTACCAGAAGAATCCCGTCGCTACAAGCTGTGTCTTTGGAGGGGCAGCACAGATCACCAACACTGATCCGA GTCATGGCAGCTGCCGCTTCCCAGCGTCTACCTCCACCCCCACAACGCCTCCCTCCGCCCCCATGACGCCTCCAGCCACGCCCACGGCCCTACCACCGCCTAG CCCCACAACGACCTTCGATCCTTACTCACCGGGAGGGGACAGTGGTGACGGCACACAGCCAACAGACGGGGACTATGGGCCGACGGGCGAGCCTAACTCAGCAGGGACAGCATCGAGCAGCCTTGTTCTGCTAATCATCACCATCACTTGCCTAGTGATGCCTCTTGCCATGGCTAGCCACGTCTAA